The genomic window ATTGAAAACGGAAATACCACATACACCTACAATTCGCAAGGAAGGATGTCTACAATAACTATATTAAATAGTAGAGGTACAAGAGAAAGTGATGTAGTATATATTAATGACGGAAAAACGGTGCAAATTAATTCTATTTACACACCAAATGTTGGTGTTACAGGTACTTCACAAACAACGGTTGTATATAATAGCAATAATAAAGTAGACTCTATTTTAGAATACAATCCTATTTATTATAATAAGTATTATAAAATAGAATTTGCTTTTGATGATAAGGATAATATTATACAGCAAAGAACATCAGGTAGTGTAGATGGTGAAACATTTACAACTACAGAAACCGTAAGTTATATCTATGATGATAAACTAAACCCGTATTATAATACACTTACAAAAACGGGTACTACTAGCAATATTAATTTAATAAGTATAACTGGTTCTAGAACCTTAGGAAACCAAATAGGCTATCAAGCACTTTATTATTACAGTAAAAATAATGTAATCACAATCAATCAGAGATTTTCCTCAGGAGATTCACAAGTAACTCAAAATGAGTATGCTTATAACGAAGGTAATTATCCAATAGCGTCAGAAAGAACGGTAAGTTATACTACCGGTACAGATTCTGATACCTATACAACCTATTACAATTGGACATACGAAATATATTAATTAATTAAACAGATAAAAATGAATTTTAAAAAATACACCATCACAATTTTAAGTGTGTTATTGCTGATATCATGTAGTAAAGACGACGATAATGGTAATAAAAACCAAGGCTTTGTAACCACTTGGCAAACCACCGCATCTAACGAAGATATTACTATTTACACAAACTCAAGTTATACCTATAATTATACAGTAGATTGGGGAGATGGAACAATTTCTAATAATGCTATTGGAACTGTTTCTCATACTTACGCTACAGCAGGAGCACATACAGTAAGTATAACCGGAGATTTTCCTGCTATTTATAATTATGAAAGCCCTAATAATGCCGCCAAACTCCAAACTATTGAAAGTTGGGGCAATATAGCTTGGAAGTCTATGTATTATGCTTTCTCTGGATGTGTAAATCTAAGATTAAATACAAAAGATGCACCTAACTTAAGTAGTGTAACAAGTCTAAGAGGTGTGTTTCGGGGAGCTAGTTCTTTTAATCAAGACCTAAGTGGTTGGGATGTTAGTAATGTAATTGATATGAACGATATGTTTCGGAACTCTAGTTCTTTTAATCAAGATCTAAGTGATTGGGCTACAGGAAACGTAAGAAATTGTTATGACTTTTCAATAGGTTCAGCCTTAACAATATCAAACCTACCCACGTTAGGTCGTTGTTTTTAGTTAAAATAATTATTTAGAAAATTTTAATAATAAAAATCATGAAACGATTACAAAAACTATTAATTGTATTTACCATAAGCGCATCTGCCATATCACAAGCCCAAGAAAAAAAAACAGACAGTACGCAAGTTAATAAAAGTAACTATTTAGACATGGGAGCAGGAACCTTAACCGATATTTTTGGTAGCAATTTAGATGGCAATAAAGATGGGAAAAAATTGAGTTTTTTAGAAATGGTAGATAAAATGGATTTACCTGCAGAACAAAAAACAGAATACAAAAATCTATATTATTTACAGTCTAAAAATCTTACTGAAAAGCAAAAAGACTCACTAGGAAAAGTAATGAGTAAAAAAATAAAAGAAGCAAAACGAGTTGATGAATAATTAATCCATAAAACTTAAAAAATGAAAACCTCAAAAAACAATACACGCATATTATATGTTTCCAAAGTTATTTTACTGGCTATTGCATTTTGTTTTACTACAACTACAAATGCACAATTTTTAAAAAAATTAGGAAATACTATAGAAAACGCTGCACAAAAAACAGTAGAGAAAAAAGTAGAGGAAAAAACAGAAAAAGAAACCAATAAAGCATTCGATTCTACATTCAATAAAACGCCCAAGAAAAAGAATAAAGAAAACAATCCCATAGTATCAAAATCGGCCGTAGAGCCAGCAGGCACATATACATTTACACATATATATACCATGCAAATTGAAGATGGTAATCGTAATACTAATTTAGATTATTATTTAACACCATCTGGTGATTATTTTGCGACCCAAATACTAGATGGTAATGCTAAAAACACCACCATTAGTGTGATGGATTTGACTCAAAAAACAATACATACATTAATGGATAATAAAGGTGATAAAACCCGTATCTCTATGGGGCTTAATTTGGACAAGTCATCAAATTATATGATTGACCAAACTAATATCAAAGTAACTCCAACAGGAACTACAAAAACTATACTAGGCTACACCTGCGAAGGTTATAAAGTAGAAGGGGATACGGTTGAAGGTACTGTATGGGTAACTCAAGATGCTGGAATTTCTTTTTCGAAGCATATGTACAAATCAGATCCTACTCAATCCCAAGATGTCATTTTTAAAAAATTATTAACGGGCTTAACATTAGAAATGGATATGGTAGATACCTCTAGAAAAAAAGATAAACCCATAAAAATGACCTGTATAAAACTAGAAAAAAATAACACGACCATTAATACTAGTAGTTATAAAAAACTCATGTAGTCAAATAAATAAAACATATTACTATGAAGAAGACACTTAGATATACAATATTGCTTTTATTATCCATCACACTTTTTAATTGTGGAGGTGGAGATGATGATACCTCTGCTAATAGTGATGATAGACCATTTATCACGACTTGGTTAACGACTACCGATAATGAAAATATTAGAATACCTATAGATAGTAGATATACGTATAGCTACACCGTAAATTGGGGAGACGGTACAACTGATAATAACCTAACAGATCATGCTAGGCATACCTATGAAATGCCTGGTACATATACTGTTGAAATCTCAGGAACCTTTCCTGCTATTAGATTTAGTGGTGGAGGAACTAACAGTACCCCAGACAAATTACGAACTATAGAACAATGGGGTGGTATAGAATGGGAATCTATGATAGATGCTTTCGAAGGGTGCAGATTTTTAACATACACGGCTACAGATGCTCCTAACTTAAGTAATGTAACAAATATGTCTAGTATGTTCTCATTTGCATGGGAGTTTAATGGAGATCTTAGTAGCTGGGATACCAGTAACGTAACAAATATGTCTGCTATGTTTGCTCATGCAAGAGCCTTTAATGGGGATATAAGTACTTGGGACACTAGTAATGTAGATGATATGGGGTTAATGTTTACTTCTGCATGGGCGTTTAATGGAAACCTTAGTAATTGGGATGTTAGTAATGTAACAGTTATAGCGTCTATGTTCTCAGGTGCATCCGTTTTTAATGGCGACTTAAGTAACTGGGATGTTGGTAATGTTATACAATTACAAAGTATGTTCGCAGGAGCAAGTGCTTTTAACGGAGATCTTAGTAATTGGAATGTTGGCAGTGTAACCATTATGGATGATGTGTTTAAAGGAGCAAGTATTTTTAACGCAGATCTTAGTAATTGGGATGTTAGCAATGTAGAAGATATGAGAAATACGTTTGAAAATGCAACAGTTTTTAATCAAAATTTATCTGGTTGGAATACAAGTAATGTAATACGATGTGAAGATTTCGCTTTAGGATCTGCATTAACATCAGCTAATCTCCCTACGCAAGGATGCTTTGGTTTGTAAGGTCACAAATTTATATATAAAAAGTAAAAACTAAAATTAATCCATCATGAAAAAACTATCAATTATCCTCTTTATTCTTGTAAATTCAATCTTCACGTTTGCCCAACAAGGTATTAACTATAAAGCCATTATTAAAGATGCTAGTGGCAATGTAGTAGCCAACGATTTAATACAAGTTGAGTTTGCTATTCGCACAGGCATATCTAATCCTTCAGACAATAATTATTTAGAAACGCATACACCAACTACCGATGCTAATGGGTTAGTAATACTTAACATAGGTGAAGGTACTGTAAATAGCGGTGTTTTTGCAGATATAGATTGGGCAAGTGGTAGACACTTTCTTAGTGTGTATATTAATATTGGAGAAGGTTTTGTAGATATGGGAACTACGGAGTTTATGTCTGTGCCATATGCGAAGCATGCTCAAATTGCGGAAAAAATTATTAAACTTCCTGAACCTTATATTTTAGGAAGAAGTTTAATAAGTTCTAATGCAAGATTTCAATTTAATGAAAAGCATGGGTGGCAGGCTGCACAAAAAATGTGTGAAGCAGCCTATCCTAGAGACCCTAATGTACGTGCTTTTACTTTAGAGCAAATAACCCAAGCCATAATTTTAGGAAACTATGATGAAACTAATTTAAATAGTATTAATCAAGTACGATTTTGGGCAATTACACCAGTTACCTATAATGTAGGTAATACCTATTTTGCAAGTGCTCATGAAAATAATGCTCATGGGCTCAATATTAGCGCTGGAGATAGTGGCCGTGGAACAACAGGGGAAATACGTATCGAAGATTCAACTTTTATAGAAAACGGGAGTAATCCTTTTAAAACGTATTTAAAAGTATTTAATGGGGTTGGTCCAAATACGAATTATCCATGTATGTGTGGTACATATAGGTGATTTCAATCTTGTATTTGTTTTAATAATGCTATGAAAACCTTAATTAAGGTTAGTAATAAATTTAATTATATGCTATATAAACTTTAATCTAAACTCATGAAAACATACAAGGTCATCTTACTACTTACCATACTTGTTCTGTCTTGTAAAAACGAAACAAAAATAGTGGTTGAAAATAAC from Algibacter sp. L1A34 includes these protein-coding regions:
- a CDS encoding BspA family leucine-rich repeat surface protein, whose amino-acid sequence is MNFKKYTITILSVLLLISCSKDDDNGNKNQGFVTTWQTTASNEDITIYTNSSYTYNYTVDWGDGTISNNAIGTVSHTYATAGAHTVSITGDFPAIYNYESPNNAAKLQTIESWGNIAWKSMYYAFSGCVNLRLNTKDAPNLSSVTSLRGVFRGASSFNQDLSGWDVSNVIDMNDMFRNSSSFNQDLSDWATGNVRNCYDFSIGSALTISNLPTLGRCF
- a CDS encoding DUF4412 domain-containing protein: MKTSKNNTRILYVSKVILLAIAFCFTTTTNAQFLKKLGNTIENAAQKTVEKKVEEKTEKETNKAFDSTFNKTPKKKNKENNPIVSKSAVEPAGTYTFTHIYTMQIEDGNRNTNLDYYLTPSGDYFATQILDGNAKNTTISVMDLTQKTIHTLMDNKGDKTRISMGLNLDKSSNYMIDQTNIKVTPTGTTKTILGYTCEGYKVEGDTVEGTVWVTQDAGISFSKHMYKSDPTQSQDVIFKKLLTGLTLEMDMVDTSRKKDKPIKMTCIKLEKNNTTINTSSYKKLM
- a CDS encoding BspA family leucine-rich repeat surface protein, with amino-acid sequence MKKTLRYTILLLLSITLFNCGGGDDDTSANSDDRPFITTWLTTTDNENIRIPIDSRYTYSYTVNWGDGTTDNNLTDHARHTYEMPGTYTVEISGTFPAIRFSGGGTNSTPDKLRTIEQWGGIEWESMIDAFEGCRFLTYTATDAPNLSNVTNMSSMFSFAWEFNGDLSSWDTSNVTNMSAMFAHARAFNGDISTWDTSNVDDMGLMFTSAWAFNGNLSNWDVSNVTVIASMFSGASVFNGDLSNWDVGNVIQLQSMFAGASAFNGDLSNWNVGSVTIMDDVFKGASIFNADLSNWDVSNVEDMRNTFENATVFNQNLSGWNTSNVIRCEDFALGSALTSANLPTQGCFGL